The Metabacillus sediminilitoris genome window below encodes:
- a CDS encoding MFS transporter gives MNKWKKRIGYGVGDLGCNLVFSTMASYLLFFYTDVFGITATVAGTLMLVTKLIDAFADAGMGLLVDRTKTRWGQGRPYFLIGAIPFAIFTVMTFIVPDFTMSGKIIWAYVTYTLLNIAYTVVNIPLNTIVPRLTSDIHERNWLVSTRMICALIGTALVMSISMPLVNFFGQGDTQKGFLITMTLFGIVAVLIFVYTFMNTKEVVPPTVQTGKSSFKQDLKGLTDQAYIFFILNFLYFALFVIRNTTVIYYFTYNLGRTDWLTFVGLFGILSGLPMLLLLPWLQKKMPKKNVLLLSTAIYIVGDLMIYFGKTSPVLLIAGLAITGLGIYGIFGTTFAIQPDVIDYSEYKKNKSIPGMIAAFQGFFVKGSLGLASAFIGVLLSMGGYVPNTAQTATALQYIEISFIWIPLIICLLIGVTMLFYKLDDQRAEMSKELERRRTMLDQNQHVVNL, from the coding sequence ATGAATAAATGGAAAAAAAGAATCGGATATGGAGTTGGAGATTTAGGGTGCAACCTTGTCTTTAGTACAATGGCCTCTTACCTCTTGTTTTTTTATACGGATGTCTTTGGAATAACAGCTACAGTAGCAGGTACTTTGATGTTAGTAACAAAATTAATTGATGCTTTTGCAGATGCTGGTATGGGATTATTGGTTGATCGAACGAAAACGAGATGGGGGCAAGGAAGACCATATTTTCTGATAGGAGCCATTCCATTTGCTATATTTACTGTCATGACATTCATCGTTCCTGATTTCACTATGTCGGGAAAAATCATCTGGGCCTATGTCACTTATACCTTGTTGAATATTGCATATACAGTAGTAAATATTCCATTAAATACGATTGTACCAAGACTAACCTCTGATATCCATGAACGAAACTGGTTAGTATCAACAAGAATGATTTGTGCATTAATTGGAACCGCTTTAGTAATGTCCATTTCAATGCCGCTCGTCAATTTTTTCGGACAGGGAGATACACAAAAAGGTTTTTTAATTACAATGACCCTTTTTGGTATTGTAGCGGTGTTAATATTTGTGTATACCTTTATGAATACGAAAGAGGTCGTTCCACCTACCGTTCAAACTGGGAAATCCTCTTTTAAACAAGATTTAAAAGGATTGACAGATCAAGCATATATTTTCTTTATCTTGAATTTTCTCTATTTTGCTCTATTTGTGATTCGAAATACGACTGTAATCTATTATTTCACCTATAATCTCGGACGTACGGATTGGCTGACGTTTGTAGGACTATTCGGGATTCTCTCTGGTCTGCCAATGCTGCTTCTTTTACCTTGGCTGCAAAAGAAGATGCCGAAGAAAAATGTACTGCTTTTAAGTACAGCCATTTATATTGTTGGAGATTTAATGATCTATTTTGGAAAGACATCACCCGTTTTACTTATTGCGGGGCTGGCAATCACAGGTCTTGGCATTTATGGCATCTTTGGTACAACATTTGCCATTCAACCCGATGTTATTGATTATTCGGAGTATAAAAAGAATAAAAGTATTCCTGGTATGATTGCTGCTTTTCAAGGCTTTTTTGTAAAAGGAAGCCTGGGACTAGCAAGTGCTTTTATAGGTGTGCTCTTAAGTATGGGTGGTTACGTTCCAAATACCGCACAAACAGCAACTGCATTACAATATATTGAAATAAGTTTTATTTGGATTCCATTGATCATTTGTTTGTTAATTGGAGTAACGATGTTGTTCTATAAACTGGATGATCAACGGGCAGAGATGAGTAAAGAACTTGAGCGTCGCCGTACAATGTTAGATCAAAATCAACATGTTGTTAACCTCTAA
- a CDS encoding FGGY-family carbohydrate kinase, which produces MNYLLGTDIGTSGTKTILTDTDGNLIAQDIQEYDVLTPKPLWAEQWPDVWLDAAKASIKNTVQKSGIPAEKIRAIAISGLYGGSGIPLDENMEPVRPCMIWMDRRAEEETKFVLDHIGEEKLREITHNGADPYYGYTKILWMKKHEPENWKKTKLFLPPNDYVIYKLTGEIAIDYSSAGNIGGIFDMNNRTWSKEMMDAMGIPHSMMPEKIVESTDVVGGLTREAADELDLSEGMPVIASGIDCGAANIGLGVFESGIYAAAIGTSMCAALISDKPVKGKDLIVWPYLYDAKRLSYYFAGGATAGAIVKWFRQTMCQFEIETEKAGGKNAYDVLNEQAANIPVGSDGLIVLPYFMGERSPIWDSDAKGTIVGLSLAHTKAHIYRAFLEAVAFSLRDAMEATGDNLGEYILLAGGVTKSKLWRQIFADVTGYPVVCPVHDVEANMGDVMLAGIGTGLLTYEDVKKWQVLDEKIMSNKQNHEKYNAYYNVYKSVYHHLKDDMKTLTKLSHS; this is translated from the coding sequence ATGAACTACTTACTCGGAACAGATATTGGAACATCTGGTACCAAAACGATCTTAACGGACACTGATGGCAATTTAATTGCTCAAGATATACAAGAATATGATGTATTGACCCCAAAGCCTTTATGGGCGGAGCAATGGCCTGATGTCTGGCTGGATGCAGCGAAAGCTTCTATTAAAAATACGGTACAGAAATCAGGAATTCCAGCTGAAAAAATTCGTGCTATCGCCATTAGCGGTCTTTATGGAGGTTCCGGCATTCCCTTGGATGAAAACATGGAACCTGTCAGGCCGTGTATGATTTGGATGGATCGCAGAGCAGAAGAAGAAACAAAGTTTGTCTTAGATCATATTGGCGAAGAAAAACTTCGAGAAATTACCCATAATGGAGCCGATCCTTATTATGGGTATACAAAAATTTTATGGATGAAAAAACATGAACCGGAAAATTGGAAGAAAACAAAGCTCTTTCTCCCGCCAAATGATTATGTCATTTACAAACTGACCGGAGAAATCGCCATTGATTATTCCTCTGCGGGAAATATCGGCGGCATTTTTGATATGAATAACAGAACCTGGTCGAAAGAAATGATGGATGCAATGGGTATTCCGCATTCTATGATGCCAGAAAAAATCGTGGAATCAACAGATGTTGTTGGCGGATTAACAAGAGAAGCTGCAGATGAATTGGATCTATCTGAAGGGATGCCAGTAATAGCAAGCGGGATTGACTGCGGTGCCGCCAATATCGGTCTCGGTGTATTTGAATCTGGTATTTATGCAGCAGCAATTGGAACATCTATGTGTGCAGCATTAATCTCGGATAAACCGGTGAAAGGAAAAGATCTGATTGTATGGCCATATTTATATGATGCCAAAAGACTTTCCTATTATTTTGCTGGGGGGGCTACCGCAGGAGCAATTGTGAAATGGTTCCGACAAACGATGTGTCAATTTGAAATCGAAACAGAAAAAGCTGGCGGGAAAAACGCCTATGATGTTTTAAATGAACAGGCAGCTAACATTCCCGTTGGAAGTGATGGCCTGATTGTCCTTCCTTACTTTATGGGAGAAAGAAGCCCGATTTGGGATTCAGACGCCAAAGGAACAATTGTTGGACTTTCATTGGCACATACAAAAGCTCATATTTACCGTGCATTTTTAGAAGCAGTTGCGTTTTCTCTAAGAGATGCAATGGAAGCAACTGGTGATAACCTTGGCGAATACATCTTGCTTGCCGGTGGTGTGACAAAGTCTAAATTGTGGAGACAAATCTTTGCAGATGTGACTGGCTATCCAGTTGTCTGTCCAGTTCATGATGTTGAAGCGAATATGGGAGATGTCATGCTTGCTGGAATTGGAACAGGTCTTCTCACTTATGAAGATGTGAAGAAATGGCAGGTTTTAGATGAAAAGATTATGTCAAATAAACAGAATCATGAAAAGTATAATGCCTATTACAATGTTTACAAATCTGTCTATCATCATTTAAAGGATGATATGAAAACGTTGACAAAACTTTCCCATTCATAA
- a CDS encoding SDR family oxidoreductase: protein MGIIEKMRLDGKKIFVTGGARGIGKSVATAFAEAGADLAIVDLDIDEAKKTAAELEENNKIKAIAIKADVTKPEDVDAMIEEILNVFGRLDVAFCNAGICMNIPAEEMTYDQWKKVIDINLSGVFLTAQAAGKVMLKQGGGSIINTASMSGHIVNVPQPQCSYNASKAGVIQLTKSLAVEWATRNVRVNCISPGYIGTELTLNSPSLQPLIAQWNEMAPLKRMGKPEELQSICVYLAGDTSSFTTGSDFVIDGAFTCI from the coding sequence ATGGGTATTATTGAAAAAATGAGACTGGACGGCAAGAAGATTTTTGTAACAGGTGGAGCAAGGGGAATTGGCAAAAGTGTTGCAACCGCCTTCGCTGAAGCTGGAGCAGACCTGGCAATCGTCGACCTTGACATCGATGAAGCAAAAAAGACCGCAGCTGAACTCGAAGAAAACAATAAAATTAAAGCGATTGCAATCAAAGCAGATGTCACAAAACCAGAAGATGTAGATGCCATGATTGAAGAAATTCTGAATGTTTTTGGACGTTTAGATGTTGCCTTCTGTAATGCCGGAATTTGTATGAATATTCCAGCAGAGGAAATGACGTACGACCAGTGGAAGAAAGTCATTGATATTAATCTTTCTGGTGTATTTTTAACGGCACAAGCTGCTGGAAAAGTGATGTTAAAGCAAGGCGGCGGTTCTATTATCAATACTGCTTCTATGTCAGGACATATTGTGAACGTACCACAGCCGCAGTGTTCCTATAATGCCTCTAAAGCAGGTGTGATCCAGTTGACAAAATCTCTAGCAGTGGAGTGGGCAACTAGAAATGTGCGCGTCAATTGTATTAGTCCTGGATATATCGGAACTGAACTTACATTAAATTCACCAAGCTTACAACCATTAATCGCACAATGGAATGAAATGGCACCGCTTAAACGAATGGGTAAACCAGAAGAACTTCAATCCATTTGTGTGTATCTTGCAGGAGACACTAGCAGCTTTACGACAGGATCTGACTTTGTTATTGATGGCGCTTTTACTTGTATCTAA